The genomic segment GCTGACGCTGAGATCTCAAAAGCTGCAGCGGCACGTGCGCTGGAAGCATTCACTGGTGCTGTAACTCAGTCTCTTAAAGATGGTAACTCAGTGGCACTGGTTGGTTTTGGCACTTTCTCTGTAAAAGAGCGTTCAGCGCGCACGGGTCGTAACCCTCAAACTGGCGCTGAAATCCAAATTCCAGCGGCGAATATCCCTTCTTTCAAAGCGGGTAAAGGTCTTAAAGATCAGGTTAACCCTTAAGAAACTGCCAGTACAGTTTTATCTTTATTAAAAAAGGGGCTTTCGCCCCTTTTTGTATTAAGCTCTTAGCGCTTTATCTCCTCGCCCAATACCTACGGTTCCGGAACGCACGATTTCAATAATATCGCTTTCATGCCTGAGCATATCCAGAAATGACTCTATCTTGTCACTGCTGCTTGCCAGTTGTACGGTATAACTGCGTTTGCCCATATCCAGTATGAGACCACCAAAGACGTCAGTTACACGTGTCACAGCGGCTCTGGTTTGCTCATTGCCAGCAAACACCTTCGCGAGCAATAGCTCCCGTTCGATATGAGCAGTTTCAGTGAGGTCAATGATTTTTAGCACGTCTACGAGTTTGTTTACCTGTTTAGTTATCTGCTCAACAACTCTGTCATCTCCATGTGTCGTTATGGTAATGCGAGAAAGTGTTTTATCGTCGGTTGTACCTACCGTTAAGCTGTCTATATTATATGCGCGCTGAGAAAATAATCCCACAATGCGCGACAAGGCGCCCGGTTCGTTTTCAAGTAAAATAGCCAATATTCTACGCATTATGCTTTTACTCCTTTTTTCAACCACATATCATCAATGGCCCCGAGCTTAATTTGCATGGGATACACGTGTTCATTTTCATCAACGCAAATATCCAGGAAAACAAGGCGGTCATTGATGGCAAAGGCCCGTGACAAAGCGTCGTCTAATTCATCGGCGTG from the Pseudoalteromonas sp. R3 genome contains:
- a CDS encoding HU family DNA-binding protein gives rise to the protein MNKAQLVEKMAADAEISKAAAARALEAFTGAVTQSLKDGNSVALVGFGTFSVKERSARTGRNPQTGAEIQIPAANIPSFKAGKGLKDQVNP
- the ilvN gene encoding acetolactate synthase small subunit, which gives rise to MRRILAILLENEPGALSRIVGLFSQRAYNIDSLTVGTTDDKTLSRITITTHGDDRVVEQITKQVNKLVDVLKIIDLTETAHIERELLLAKVFAGNEQTRAAVTRVTDVFGGLILDMGKRSYTVQLASSSDKIESFLDMLRHESDIIEIVRSGTVGIGRGDKALRA